Proteins from a genomic interval of Musa acuminata AAA Group cultivar baxijiao chromosome BXJ1-9, Cavendish_Baxijiao_AAA, whole genome shotgun sequence:
- the LOC135593851 gene encoding desmethyl-deoxy-podophyllotoxin synthase-like, with protein MDVTGTTFLFASFLVLLLLLLRKHSYSRRGNARLPPGPFKLPLIGSLHHVLGPLPYRSLAALSEKFGAVMLLKLGEVPTLVVSSPEAAAEIMKTQDVSFASRPMISSVRIIAYGDKSPAFAPYGSYWREIRKMSILELLSIKRVLSFRSIREEEVLNFVRSMDLSSNSGCTVNLSSKFALMTNDIAARAIIGRKCKYQKQFLQVLNRGLEASGGFSLVDLFPSSSLVSLLSGMSLKLPRLHREMDAILSSIIQEHRERNSTEQVEEDLVDVLLKVQREGSLPFEFTDMAVKAIILDLFGAGGETTATTLEWIMSELMRNPGAMKRVQQEVRETVGGKGRVREEDINEMNYLRMIIKETLRLHPPLPLLLPRECQEPREILGYQIPEKTRVLVNVWALGRDPRHWDDAAMFKPERFDRGSSTVDFKGNNFEFIPFGAGRRMCPGIAFGMASVELPLASLLYHFDWELPERDGVKPNELDMTENFSLTCHRRSELCLRAVRRNPCPMH; from the exons ATGGATGTCACTGGCACCACCTTCCTCTTCGCCtccttcctcgtcctcctcctgctGCTACTCAGGAAGCACAGCTACAGCCGGCGAGGCAACGCCAGACTTCCTCCGGGTCCGTTCAAACTTCCTCTCATAGGTAGCTTGCACCATGTCCTCGGTCCGTTGCCGTATCGTTCCCTTGCTGCCTTGTCCGAGAAATTTGGTGCCGTCATGCTCCTAAAGCTCGGTGAGGTTCCCACCCTCGTCGTCTCCTCCCCCGAAGCAGCCGCCGAGATCATGAAGACCCAGGACGTCAGCTTCGCCAGCAGGCCGATGATTTCGTCCGTCAGGATCATAGCGTACGGCGACAAGAGCCCCGCGTTCGCCCCCTACGGATCCTACTGGAGGGAAATAAGGAAGATGAGCATACTGGAACTGCTGAGCATCAAGCGAGTCCTGTCTTTTCGCTCGATCCGGGAAGAAGAGGTGCTCAATTTTGTTCGGTCCATGGATCTGTCGTCAAACAGTGGTTGCACCGTGAATCTCAGTAGCAAGTTCGCGCTGATGACCAATGACATAGCCGCAAGGGCTATCATCGGGAGGAAGTGCAAGTATCAGAAGCAGTTCCTGCAGGTGTTAAACCGAGGACTGGAGGCATCGGGCGGCTTCAGCTTGGTTGACCTATTCCCATCGTCGTCGCTCGTTAGTCTGCTCAGTGGCATGTCTCTCAAGCTGCCAAGGTTACACCGCGAGATGGATGCTATCCTCAGCAGCATCATTCAGGAGCACAGAGAGAGGAACTCCACCGAGCAAGTGGAGGAGGACTTGGTCGATGTCTTACTCAAAGTCCAACGTGAAGGCAGCCTGCCATTCGAGTTCACAGACATGGCCGTCAAAGCTATAATCTTG GATCTATTTGGGGCGGGCGGCGAGACAACAGCAACAACACTGGAGTGGATCATGTCGGAGCTGATGAGAAATCCAGGTGCGATGAAGAGGGTGCAACAGGAGGTGAGGGAGACCGTCGGAGGAAAGGGAAGGGTGAGGGAGGAGGACATCAACGAGATGAACTACCTGAGGATGATCATTAAGGAGACACTGAGGCTGCACCCTCCTCTTCCTCTGCTGCTCCCCCGAGAGTGCCAGGAGCCGAGAGAGATTCTCGGTTACCAGATACCGGAGAAGACGAGGGTGCTGGTGAACGTGTGGGCCTTGGGAAGAGATCCGCGACACTGGGACGACGCCGCCATGTTCAAGCCGGAGAGATTCGACCGGGGGAGCTCGACGGTCGATTTCAAGGGGAACAACTTCGAGTTCATACCGTTCGGGGCAGGAAGGAGGATGTGCCCAGGGATAGCCTTCGGGATGGCGAGCGTGGAGCTTCCCCTCGCCTCCCTTCTCTACCACTTCGATTGGGAGCTCCCTGAAAGAGACGGAGTGAAGCCTAATGAGTTGGACATGACCGAGAACTTCTCTCTCACGTGCCATCGGAGGTCGGAGCTTTGCTTGCGTGCCGTTCGTCGCAATCCTTGTCCCATGCATTGA